The DNA sequence GCTCTTCATTTTTCAGTTTTCTCACAAGCTGTTGATTAAATAATTTTTAGCGGCAATCTGTAATCCTTAATTTCGTTGCCATATTTAATTCTTTCAAGCGGGCGCAAAATTGGCAAAATCAAAGCAAAATAAAGAAACTCCCTTAATGCAGCAGTATAACCAGGTAAAAGCAAAATACCCGGGAGTCCTGCTGTTGTTCCGGGTAGGGGATTTTTACGAAACATTCGGTGAGGACGCGATAAAAGCTTCGGGGATATTGGGAATTGTCCTGACAAAGCGGGCTAACGGGTCGGCTTCTCATGTGGAGCTGGCCGGTTTTCCTCATCATTCGCTGGATACCTATCTTCCCAAACTGGTCAGGGCCGGGCAGCGGGTAGCTATCTGCGATCAGCTGGAAGACCCCAAGATGACCAAAACCATTGTCAAAAGGGGAGTAACTGAAGTGGTAACGCCGGGTGTGGCCTATAGCGACCATCTGCTCCGCCATACGTCCAATAATTACCTGGCTGCGCTCCATTTTGGCAAAAACGCTACCGGTGTCGCCTTTCTGGATATTTCTACCGGCGAGTTCCTGGCTGCCGAAGGTGACAATGCTTATATTGACAAACTCCTTCAAAGCTTCAAGCCTTCCGAAGTGATTTTCCAGCGGAAAAAGGGGAAGGATTTCCTGCAGCTTTTCGGCGATGGCTTTTATACCTATTTTTTAGATGACTGGGTATTTGGGGAAGATTATGCCCGGGAAGCGCTGCTAAACCATTTTAATACCCATTCACTAAAAGGATTCGGGATAGATGGCCTGGAGAACTGTATTACGGCGGCGGGAGCCTGCCTGCATTATATAAGGGAAAATCAGCATACCACTATTCCCCATATTTCTTCCCTGGCAAGAATTGCGGAAGAAAAATATGTATGGCTGGACCGCTTTACCATCCGGAACCTGGAGCTGGTAAGTTCCCAGGCCGAAGGTGCCAAGACCCTGCGGGACGTCCTGGATGATACCTGTACCCCAATGGGGGCCAGAATGCTAACCAGGTGGATACTGATGCCGCTAAAGGGCAGGGAAGCGTTGGAAGAAAGGCTCCGTATCGTGGAATATTTTTGCCGGGATGAACAGCTGCGTTCCGGCCTCCGGAACTGCGTGAAACAAATCGGGGACCTGGAGCGGCTCATTTCAAAGATCGCGCTGCAAAAGGCGAGTCCGCGGGAGGTTGCCCAGCTGGGCAGGGACCTTCAGGCGGTAGACGAGATCATCCGGATCTGCAGGGAATCGGACTACGCGGAATTGCGGCAGGCAGGCGAGGAACTGGACCCATGCAAAGCCCTGGTTGAAAAGATCAGCAGGGAACTGCATCCCGATGCGCCTGCTCAATTGAATAAAGGGAACGTGATCGCCTCCGGCGTATCGGAGGAGCTGGACGAACTCCGGACAATTTCCCATGGAGGAAAGGATTATCTTGTAAAGCTGCAACGTGCTGAAAGCGAACGTACAGGGATATCGTCTTTAAAGGTATCATTTAATAATGTATTCGGTTATTACCTGGAAGTGACTCATGCCCATAAAGATAAGGTGCCGCCGGAATGGATCCGGAAACAAACCCTGGTGAACGCGGAGCGCTATATTACGCCTGAATTAAAGGAATACGAAGAAAAGATCCTGGGAGCGGAAGAAAAGATCATGCAGCTGGAATCACGGCTTTTTGCAGAATTGCTGCAGGGTATTACCGGGTTTATTAAGCCGGTTCAGAAAAACGCCGGCCTGGTTTCCCGGCTGGACGTATTGCTGGGCTTTGCTTGCCTGGCGATTAAGAATAATTACGTGGTACCGGAGATCACCGATGAGAACCTGATAGAGATCAGCGAAGGCCGGCACCCGGTCATTGAACAGACGCTGGATCCCGGGGAAGAATATATTCCAAACGATATCCGTCTGAATGCGGAGGAAGAGCAGGTGCTGATTATTACCGGGCCCAACATGGCCGGTAAGTCCGCTATTCTCCGGCAAACGGGATTAATTGTGCTGATGAGCCAGATCGGCTCTTTTGTGCCTGCCCGGAGAGCGAAGATTGGCCTGGTGGACAAGATCTTTACGCGGGTGGGCGCCTCTGACAATCTTTCTTCGGGAGAGTCCACTTTCATGGTGGAAATGAATGAGACCGCCAGTATCCTTAATAATATTTCGGAACGCAGCCTTATCCTGCTGGATGAGATCGGCCGGGGAACCAGTACCTATGATGGTATTTCCATCGCCTGGTCCATCGCAGAGTATATTCATAACCATCCTTCGGCGCGGGCCAGGACGCTGTTCGCCACCCATTACCATGAACTGAACGAAATGGCTGCCGGTTTGCCAAGGGTGCGGAATTATAACGTATCCATCAGGGAGGTAGGGAATAAGGTCATTTTCCTCCGGAAGCTGGTACCCGGCGGCAGCGAACATAGTTTTGGTATTCATGTGGCCAGAATGGCAGGCATGCCCCAGCTTATCCTGGAAAGGGCAAACGAGATTCTCAGGCGGCTTGAAAAGGAGCGATCTTCGGGGAATTCCCTTAAAAACGGGATCGGACGGGCAACGGCTAAAGAAAACTATCAGTTAAGCATGTTCTCGCTGGATGATCCGGTGCTTATCAGCATTCGTGACAGCCTCCGGGACCTGGACGTGAACTCCCTTACCCCGGTGGACGCCCTTTTAAAGCTGGACACCATCTGCAAGCTTCTGAACGATTAAAGCATTCCTTCCAGGATGCCTTGTCGTTTCAGGGTGCCTTCGACTTTATCGAAAGGTACCTTTAGTACGGTAGACCCCATGGAATAGGGAGCAATGTCGTAGGGATTATAGTAAAATAACAATCCTTCCCGGGTAATGGCAAAGTTCTCCGTCAGGTGAAAAGGGCTGCCCCCGCCGTCATTCTCCATGTAAAAATAGCCCGCATCCTTCAGGGACTGCCCTTCGGGAATACCGGTTTCTTCGCGAAAGAGCGATTCGGCAATTTTTTCAAGCGTTTCCATTTGTCCTTCCGCCACCAGTTCATCCAGGTAAATGCGATGCCCGCCGGAAGGAATGAAATTGGCGAACAGATGAATATTCATGCCATGCGCGCCGCCAAGGTAATTTTCTTCCGAGAGCTGCAGGGTAATAAAGTGGTCATTATTGGCAATGATCTCCACTTCGCGCCGGATAAACCACTTGGCGCGGCTGTCGGGGAACTCGCTGCTGAACTTTTCGTAGTCATTGATGAATGCCTTGCCGAACGCTTCGGGCGATAACCCGGTTTCGGCGGTATCTGCCGAGCCGGTAAGCCATCTTTCGATCTGCAAGCTAAGGGTATCGTTCAGCGCCCTGTTGCCGGACCCTACGATCCTGGGGTAAGAAAAATAAATGGAGGTGCATTCGGTTTGAGCGGTATCACAATCGCTTTCCTGCTCATAGGTTTCCATGGTCACGAATTTGACCGTATTCTCTGATTCGTCCCCTGAATTGTTCCTGTTGTTTCCTCCCCCGCAGGAAGCCGGAACAGACAAGGTTGGAATCAGTATAAGAAGGTATAATTTATTCATACGGGGAAGCGAGCAAAAAAAAAGCCAGAATAAATTCCTAACTTAAAACGTTGAATTAAATATGATAAAAATAGGTTTTTTTATTCTTTTGAGCGGGGCCGCAGCCGGCAATCTGGCGGCGCAGGCGCCCTCCGGCGACGTTACAAAGCAGGGCTCCGGCCACGTTGGCCTGCTCAGCTACGACGAGCTTGAAGCGCGGCTTACGACAAAGAGCGATACGACCTATGTTGTCAATTTCTGGGCTACCTGGTGCGGTCCCT is a window from the Anseongella ginsenosidimutans genome containing:
- the mutS gene encoding DNA mismatch repair protein MutS codes for the protein MQQYNQVKAKYPGVLLLFRVGDFYETFGEDAIKASGILGIVLTKRANGSASHVELAGFPHHSLDTYLPKLVRAGQRVAICDQLEDPKMTKTIVKRGVTEVVTPGVAYSDHLLRHTSNNYLAALHFGKNATGVAFLDISTGEFLAAEGDNAYIDKLLQSFKPSEVIFQRKKGKDFLQLFGDGFYTYFLDDWVFGEDYAREALLNHFNTHSLKGFGIDGLENCITAAGACLHYIRENQHTTIPHISSLARIAEEKYVWLDRFTIRNLELVSSQAEGAKTLRDVLDDTCTPMGARMLTRWILMPLKGREALEERLRIVEYFCRDEQLRSGLRNCVKQIGDLERLISKIALQKASPREVAQLGRDLQAVDEIIRICRESDYAELRQAGEELDPCKALVEKISRELHPDAPAQLNKGNVIASGVSEELDELRTISHGGKDYLVKLQRAESERTGISSLKVSFNNVFGYYLEVTHAHKDKVPPEWIRKQTLVNAERYITPELKEYEEKILGAEEKIMQLESRLFAELLQGITGFIKPVQKNAGLVSRLDVLLGFACLAIKNNYVVPEITDENLIEISEGRHPVIEQTLDPGEEYIPNDIRLNAEEEQVLIITGPNMAGKSAILRQTGLIVLMSQIGSFVPARRAKIGLVDKIFTRVGASDNLSSGESTFMVEMNETASILNNISERSLILLDEIGRGTSTYDGISIAWSIAEYIHNHPSARARTLFATHYHELNEMAAGLPRVRNYNVSIREVGNKVIFLRKLVPGGSEHSFGIHVARMAGMPQLILERANEILRRLEKERSSGNSLKNGIGRATAKENYQLSMFSLDDPVLISIRDSLRDLDVNSLTPVDALLKLDTICKLLND
- a CDS encoding DUF3298 and DUF4163 domain-containing protein encodes the protein MNKLYLLILIPTLSVPASCGGGNNRNNSGDESENTVKFVTMETYEQESDCDTAQTECTSIYFSYPRIVGSGNRALNDTLSLQIERWLTGSADTAETGLSPEAFGKAFINDYEKFSSEFPDSRAKWFIRREVEIIANNDHFITLQLSEENYLGGAHGMNIHLFANFIPSGGHRIYLDELVAEGQMETLEKIAESLFREETGIPEGQSLKDAGYFYMENDGGGSPFHLTENFAITREGLLFYYNPYDIAPYSMGSTVLKVPFDKVEGTLKRQGILEGML